In Prunus dulcis chromosome 2, ALMONDv2, whole genome shotgun sequence, a single genomic region encodes these proteins:
- the LOC117619857 gene encoding WAT1-related protein At2g39510-like: MASLERKNIFRTKFIMESLTNLIRRAKLILAVALLQGAYAGQAIIVRMAMNKGMSHYIFLVYRMAFATVLIAPFALILDRKSRPKMTSSILVKTMLLSLFDPLLDQNLYYMAMSYSTATFTSAMFNILPAIAFFMAWIFRLETVNIRKLHSQAKVLGTIITVGGAIILTLAKGPALNLPWTKGKNQHHHQMQSDSNHKDITKSALLSAAACFCWSSFIILQAFTLRSYPCKLSLAALTCFWGLVEGAILALVVEWRDSNADWSIHLDIRLLAAFYGGILSGVAYYIMGMVNKEKGPVFFSAFNPLGTVIIAILGSLVLDEHMYLGSLIGAIVIVVGLYLVLWGKTKDEPPSQLSKTQSQPNDEPVTTSQQQMMPEGGLDIEPGGEPKTNIIDS; encoded by the exons ATGGCTTCATTAGAGAGGAAAAACATATTTAGAACAAAGTTTATTATGGAGTCATTAACTAACCTGATCCGCCGGGCAAAGCTGATTTTAGCTGTAGCTCTCTTGCAGGGTGCCTATGCAGGCCAGGCCATAATTGTTAGGATGGCTATGAACAAGGGAATGAGCCATTACATATTCTTAGTCTACCGAATGGCCTTTGCCACTGTTCTTATTGCTCCATTTGCTCTTATCTTGGATAG GAAATCGAGGCCGAAGATGACATCCTCCATCCTTGTCAAGACAATGCTGCTCAGCCTTTTCGA CCCTCTGCTTGACCAGAACCTATACTATATGGCAATGTCCTACTCTACAGCTACTTTCACATCTGCCATGTTCAATATTCTTCCCGCAATTGCATTTTTTATGGCCTGGATCTTTAG GCTTGAGACAGTAAACATTAGGAAACTGCATAGCCAGGCAAAGGTTCTTGGGACTATAATCACAGTTGGAGGAGCTATAATATTGACACTAGCCAAAGGGCCTGCACTAAATTTGCCATGGACAAAGGGCAAAaatcaacatcatcatcaaatgCAAAGTGATTCAAACCACAAAGACATCACAAAGAGTGCTCTATTGAGTGCAGCAGCTTGCTTCTGCTGGTCTAGTTTCATCATTTTGCAA GCATTTACACTAAGATCATATCCTTGTAAGCTCTCCCTGGCAGCTCTTACATGTTTTTGGGGTCTGGTGGAAGGAGCAATCCTGGCCCTTGTAGTAGAATGGAGGGACAGTAATGCAGACTGGTCCATACACTTGGACATAAGACTTTTAGCAGCTTTTTATGGG GGTATACTCTCTGGGGTTGCTTATTACATTATGGGAATggtaaataaagaaaagggccctgttttcttttctgcttTTAACCCATTAGGCACAGTAATTATTGCAATTCTGGGTTCCCTTGTTTTAGATGAGCACATGTACCTTGGGAG TCTTATTGGAGCCATTGTCATCGTTGTTGGCCTATATCTGGTTCTGTGGGGCAAGACCAAAGACGAGCCTCCATCTCAATTATCAAAAACTCAGAGTCAACCAAACGATGAGCCTGTAACTACAAGTCAACAACAAATGATGCCAGAGGGAGGCCTGGATATAGAACCTGGAGGtgaaccaaaaacaaacataattgACAGCTAA
- the LOC117620067 gene encoding uncharacterized protein LOC117620067 has product MSFQPKSFWIPRDASCLTDGEMGYDNSSRIESKRGNRWFMDSNGLEFFNNKKQAMEAVNGRPVSGVPHLAISPWDNTSGFQSVPGQFTDRLFGSEPVRTVNLGDRNIQSVGSENMNLGRKGFEDQYGNDPSVGLSMSHTIEDPSSCLNFGGIRKVKVNEVRDSDDVVSASMGHSYCKGDSNTMSMANTYNKSDDNAISLGSAYNTGEENAISIGPSFNKADDNFISMGHTFSKANSNFISMAHNYNKGDNSILSMGQPFDKEDGNFISMGQSYEKGDSSFISLGNSYHKGHENFISMGATYGKANENFISMAPTYDKQTDNMMSMGPNYDKADSNVVPIGPPYHKGESNVSMSHNYNKNERTTISFGSFHHETDTNPSGGIISSYDLLMNNQNTAEQSEESGLKDPIQSNMDPNVDDALKLDSKTDTVSKIKEPKTARKAPPNNFPSNVKSLLSTGMFDGVPVKYVSWSREKNLKGIIKGTGYLCSCDDCNHSKSLNAYEFERHAGAKTKHPNNHIYFENGKTIYAVVQELKNTPQEMLFDAIQTVTGSPINQKNFRIWKASYQAATRELQRIYGKDEVAIQS; this is encoded by the exons ATG TCGTTCCAACCCAAAAGTTTTTGGATTCCGAGAGATGCTAGCTGTCTAACTGATGGAGAGATGGGATATGATAATTCTTCCAGAATAGAATCAAAGCGTGGTAACCGGTGGTTTATGGATTCCAATGGGCTGGAATTCTTCAACAACAAGAAGCAAGCAATGGAGGCTGTTAATGGCAGGCCTGTTTCAGGAGTTCCACATTTGGCTATTTCCCCTTGGGATAACACTTCAGGGTTTCAGTCAGTTCCAGGACAATTCACTGATCGCCTTTTCGGATCTGAGCCAGTACGGACAGTCAACCTAGGTGACAGGAACATTCAATCTGTTGGAAGTgaaaatatgaatttgggAAGAAAGGGTTTCGAGGATCAATATGGAAATGATCCATCAGTGGGTTTGTCAATGTCTCACACCATCGAAGATCCCTCATCATGTCTCAATTTTGGTGGAATCAGAAAAGTTAAAGTCAATGAAGTTAGGGACTCTGATGATGTTGTGTCTGCATCTATGGGGCACTCCTACTGTAAGGGAGACAGTAATACAATGTCAATGGCTAACACCTATAATAAGAGTGATGACAACGCCATATCGTTGGGTTCGGCTTATAATACTGGCGAAGAGAATGCAATCTCAATAGGACCTTCCTTTAACAAGGCAGATGataatttcatttcaatggGTCATACCTTCAGTAAAGCCAATAGCAATTTCATATCAATGGCTCATAATTATAACAAGGGAGATAATAGTATCTTATCAATGGGTCAGCCTTTTGACAAGGAGGATGGCAACTTTATATCAATGGGTCAGTCATATGAAAAGGGAGATAGCAGTTTCATATCATTAGGTAACTCGTACCACAAAGGACATGAGAATTTTATTTCTATGGGTGCAACATATGGTAAAGCAAATGAGAATTTCATCTCAATGGCTCCCACCTATGATAAGCAGACTGATAATATGATGTCAATGGGCCCAAACTATGACAAGGCTGATTCGAATGTTGTGCCAATAGGTCCTCCCTATCATAAAGGAGAAAGCAATGTATCTATGAGTCACAATTACAATAAGAATGAGAGGACCACCATATCTTTTGGAAGTTTCCATCATGAAACTGACACAAATCCTTCTGGCGGGATCATCAGCAGCTATGATTTGTTGATGAACAATCAAAACACAGCTGAGCAATCAGAAGAATCTGGTCTGAAGGACCCGATTCAGTCAAACATGGATCCAAATGTAGATGATGCTCTCAAACTTGATTCTAAAACTGATACTGTTTCTAAAATTAAGGAGCCAAAGACTGCTAGGAAAGCTCCTCCAAACAACTTCCCTTCAAATGTCAAAAGTTTATTGTCCACTGGTATGTTTGATGGGGTTCCAGTGAAGTATGTTTCCTGGTCACGGGAG AAAAACCTCAAAGGAATCATAAAGGGGACCGGGTATCTATGTTCCTGTGATGACTGCAATCACTCAAAG TCTCTCAATGCTTATGAGTTTGAACGCCATGCTGGTGCTAAGACCAAGCATCCCAATAATCACATCTACTTTGAGAATGGAAAGACCATCTATGCAGTAGTTCAAGAGCTGAAGAACACTCCTCAGGAGATGCTGTTTGATGCCATTCAAACTGTGACAGGGTCTCCTATTAATCAGAAGAATTTCCGGATCTGGAAAG CATCATATCAAGCCGCCACCCGTGAACTTCAGCGTATCTATGGAAAAGACGAAGTTGCTATACAATCTTGA